One window of the Lytechinus variegatus isolate NC3 chromosome 3, Lvar_3.0, whole genome shotgun sequence genome contains the following:
- the LOC121410039 gene encoding neuromedin-B receptor-like codes for MTTTTTTIPPTTMESYSSVSWSSYYVNLTEPTCEANWGKLWGPFFLILVAIFGFFANLSLVIVVLRYTHFHTAPNILVLNLAIGDMLHVLVSAPFHAEHEIHHCWQFGLVMCKLSNGMQVLSQGVCIYSLMAGSIERYCAITRPVGDNSTLSPHLKTSLVVIIIWVVSLALSIPIMKIAHMPTSITCFYLPHFERTALIHETFRFIVMYVIPLITITFFYTKMSRTLILSTSRFSGERQPGAAPQLNTRRRVAIMLLTIAIFFGISWLPYFAYALWFQYAFDYRNPSHPRIAHVFRQVRFILAFLNTCFNPVVVYALSTSYRRALVHTLRCRPSSEMGRDGPRSNYSAYKNSVVTARKRVTNHNNACFESTDMTVLSS; via the coding sequence GACCACTACAACAACTATCCCTCCAACTACAATGGAGTCTTACAGTTCAGTGAGCTGGTCCAGCTATTACGTGAACCTGACAGAACCAACATGCGAAGCAAATTGGGGGAAGCTCTGGGGTCCGTTCTTTCTCATCCTCGTTGCCATCTTTGGTTTCTTTGCAAACTTGAGCCTGGTAATAGTTGTGCTCCGCTACACACACTTCCACACAGCTCCGAATATTCTGGTACTAAATCTGGCTATCGGGGACATGCTTCATGTGCTGGTGTCTGCACCATTTCACGCAGAACATGAGATACACCATTGCTGGCAGTTTGGACTGGTAATGTGTAAGCTGAGTAATGGCATGCAGGTACTCTCTCAAGGTGTCTGTATTTATTCTCTTATGGCAGGAAGCATCGAACGTTATTGTGCCATTACACGTCCTGTAGGAGATAATAGCACTCTATCACCTCACCTAAAAACATCATTGGTGGTGATTATCATATGGGTGGTGTCTCTGGCTCTTTCTATCCCAATTATGAAAATTGCCCATATGCCGACTTCGATAACGTGTTTCTATTTGCCTCATTTCGAACGAACTGCACTGATACACGAGACATTCCGTTTCATCGTAATGTATGTCATACCACTTATCACCATCACTTTCTTCTACACCAAGATGTCGCGAACACTCATCTTGAGTACTTCTCGGTTCTCCGGTGAGCGTCAACCAGGTGCAGCCCCACAGCTTAACACGAGACGTCGAGTGGCTATCATGCTACTCACCATCGCCATCTTCTTTGGCATCTCTTGGTTGCCTTACTTTGCTTATGCACTGTGGTTCCAGTATGCTTTTGATTACAGAAACCCATCTCATCCTAGAATCGCCCACGTGTTCCGCCAGGTTCGCTTTATTCTTGCTTTCTTGAATACGTGTTTCAATCCTGTCGTGGTGTACGCCTTGAGTACAAGTTACCGCCGAGCACTTGTGCACACTCTGCGTTGTCGACCATCTAGCGAGATGGGAAGAGATGGGCCTAGGAGTAATTACTCAGCCTACAAGAATAGCGTGGTAACGGCTAGGAAACGAGTTACAAATCATAATAATGCATGCTTTGAAAGCACTGATATGACTGTTTTGAGTTCATAA